A region from the Streptosporangium sp. NBC_01756 genome encodes:
- the tilS gene encoding tRNA lysidine(34) synthetase TilS yields the protein MGPPPAVADVRRAVRHALDDVEPGALVLVACSGGADSLALAAGLGFVASRAGLRAGLLTVDHGLQPGSADQAADVVRLAATLGLVPAEPLSVSVGVFGGPEAAARQARYAALSEAAGRLGAVAVLLGHTRDDQAETVLLRLARGSGTRSLAGMPARTGLYRRPLLELGRRTTVAACTALGLSPWEDPHNLDPRYTRVRVRDRLLPALEDELGPGVAEALARTAALCRDDADALDGWAEEVYARTVVTDSALSDIGAVMVAVPALENLPAAVRRRVLRRAAIEAGAPAGTLAASHVRQLDRLVTDWHGQRRIEVPGGVGAVRRYDTLILARQSVSPVS from the coding sequence ATGGGTCCGCCTCCCGCCGTCGCCGACGTCCGCCGTGCCGTACGGCACGCCCTGGACGATGTGGAGCCCGGCGCCCTCGTGCTGGTCGCGTGCAGCGGTGGCGCCGACTCCCTGGCGCTCGCGGCCGGGTTGGGGTTCGTGGCGTCCCGTGCCGGGCTCCGCGCCGGCCTGCTGACGGTCGACCACGGTCTTCAGCCGGGCTCCGCGGACCAGGCCGCCGATGTCGTACGGCTCGCGGCCACCCTCGGGCTCGTCCCCGCCGAACCGCTGAGTGTCTCCGTGGGGGTCTTCGGCGGCCCCGAGGCGGCGGCCAGGCAGGCACGGTACGCGGCGCTGTCGGAGGCCGCGGGGAGGCTGGGGGCGGTGGCCGTGCTGCTCGGGCACACCAGGGACGACCAGGCCGAGACCGTGCTGCTCCGGCTGGCCCGGGGGAGCGGCACGCGGTCGCTGGCGGGGATGCCCGCGCGGACGGGGCTCTACCGGCGCCCGCTGCTGGAGCTCGGCCGCCGGACGACCGTGGCGGCCTGCACGGCGCTCGGGCTCTCTCCGTGGGAGGACCCGCACAACCTCGACCCTCGCTACACCCGTGTCCGGGTCCGCGACCGGCTGCTGCCGGCCCTGGAGGACGAGCTCGGTCCCGGGGTCGCCGAGGCGCTCGCCCGGACCGCGGCCCTGTGCCGGGACGACGCCGACGCCCTCGACGGCTGGGCCGAGGAGGTCTACGCGCGGACGGTCGTCACCGATTCAGCTTTAAGCGATATCGGGGCGGTGATGGTGGCCGTACCGGCACTGGAGAACCTGCCCGCCGCGGTGCGGCGGCGGGTGTTGCGGCGGGCCGCGATCGAGGCGGGAGCCCCGGCGGGCACGCTCGCCGCGTCGCACGTCCGCCAACTGGACCGGCTCGTCACCGACTGGCACGGACAGCGGCGGATAGAGGTCCCCGGGGGGGTTGGGGCGGTCCGCCGGTATGACACCCTGATACTCGCCAGACAGTCAGTCAGCCCCGTCTCGTAA
- the dacB gene encoding D-alanyl-D-alanine carboxypeptidase/D-alanyl-D-alanine endopeptidase produces MLRERWVALVTLVLLQLFVVAAGVHLLTSDLLVEKAPGSAAPAEPPPVPVVTAGPVLVAGGNGPLPAKGTLAGRLTEALGDPALGGHVGAAVIDAATGAVLFGSGADDGITPASTTKIATTVAALASLGPDTRLRTRVVQGSAPGSIVLVGGGDPTLTARKPSAVPAYPQPASLASLALRTARALKAAGTTKVTVTYDDSLYTGPAISSTWKPNYVPDGEAAPITALTVDEGRVAPDSRQRVADPSRTAYNAFVSLLSKYGVTVSKSGGRFRAPATAREIARVESAPVYALAERTLTLSDNDMAEALARQVAVKEGKPASFDGAAAAVRQVLTRLKAGQGVQVFDGSGLSPKNRITPAGLARLLAVAASPANPALHPIVTGMPIAGFTGTLGHRFGKDDAVHGLIRAKTGTLNGVSTLAGLTATQDGRLVTFAFMADDVPPGWGKAEAALDRLAAVVAAS; encoded by the coding sequence ATGCTGCGCGAGCGGTGGGTGGCCTTGGTCACTCTCGTCTTGCTGCAACTTTTCGTCGTCGCGGCCGGGGTCCACCTCCTCACCAGCGATCTGCTGGTGGAGAAGGCGCCCGGATCGGCCGCTCCGGCGGAGCCGCCTCCCGTCCCGGTCGTCACCGCGGGTCCGGTGCTGGTCGCGGGGGGGAACGGACCTCTCCCCGCCAAGGGTACTTTGGCCGGGAGGCTCACCGAGGCGTTGGGGGACCCCGCACTGGGCGGGCACGTCGGCGCGGCGGTCATCGACGCGGCGACCGGCGCCGTGCTGTTCGGCAGCGGCGCGGACGACGGCATCACCCCGGCCTCCACCACCAAGATCGCCACCACGGTCGCCGCGCTCGCCTCCCTGGGGCCGGACACCCGGCTCCGCACCCGCGTGGTCCAGGGGTCCGCGCCCGGCTCGATCGTCCTGGTCGGCGGGGGCGACCCCACCCTGACGGCCCGCAAGCCGTCCGCGGTCCCCGCCTACCCCCAGCCGGCCTCGCTCGCCTCCCTCGCCCTGCGGACGGCCAGGGCTCTGAAGGCCGCCGGGACCACCAAGGTCACGGTGACCTACGACGACAGCCTTTACACCGGGCCGGCTATCTCCTCGACGTGGAAGCCCAACTACGTGCCCGACGGTGAGGCCGCCCCCATCACGGCGCTCACGGTCGACGAGGGCAGGGTCGCCCCCGACAGCCGCCAGCGGGTCGCCGACCCCTCCCGCACCGCGTACAACGCCTTCGTCTCGCTGCTGTCGAAGTACGGCGTGACGGTCTCCAAGTCGGGCGGCCGGTTCAGGGCGCCCGCCACCGCCCGGGAGATCGCCCGGGTCGAATCCGCACCCGTCTACGCCCTGGCCGAGCGGACGCTGACCCTGAGCGACAACGACATGGCGGAGGCCCTGGCCAGGCAGGTGGCCGTCAAGGAGGGCAAGCCCGCCTCCTTCGACGGGGCCGCCGCGGCCGTCCGTCAGGTGCTGACGCGGCTGAAGGCGGGTCAGGGCGTGCAGGTCTTCGACGGCAGCGGCCTGTCGCCCAAGAACCGCATCACCCCCGCGGGCCTGGCCCGGCTGCTGGCGGTGGCGGCCTCCCCGGCGAACCCCGCCCTGCACCCGATCGTCACCGGCATGCCCATCGCCGGGTTCACCGGCACCCTGGGCCACCGGTTCGGCAAGGACGACGCGGTCCACGGCCTGATCCGCGCCAAGACCGGCACCCTCAACGGGGTCAGCACGCTGGCCGGCCTGACGGCCACGCAGGACGGCCGACTGGTCACGTTCGCTTTCATGGCCGACGACGTCCCACCCGGCTGGGGGAAGGCGGAGGCGGCCCTCGACAGGCTCGCCGCCGTCGTCGCCGCGAGCTGA
- a CDS encoding inorganic diphosphatase, translating to MEFDVLVEIPKGQRNKYEVDHESGRIRLDRMLFTSTQYPADYGFIENTLGEDGDPLDALVLLQEPTFPGCLIKCRAVGMFRMTDEKGGDDKVLCVPATDPRMEHIRDIHHVAEFDRLEIQHFFEVYKDLEPGKSVEGANWVGRIEAEEEIVRSVERAKEHEH from the coding sequence GTGGAGTTCGACGTTCTCGTTGAGATTCCCAAGGGGCAACGGAACAAGTATGAGGTGGACCACGAGAGCGGCCGGATCAGGCTTGACCGGATGCTCTTCACGTCCACGCAGTACCCCGCCGACTACGGCTTCATCGAGAACACCCTCGGTGAGGACGGCGACCCCCTCGACGCCCTGGTGCTGCTCCAGGAGCCGACCTTCCCCGGTTGCCTGATCAAGTGCCGCGCCGTCGGCATGTTCCGCATGACCGACGAGAAGGGTGGCGACGACAAGGTCCTGTGTGTCCCCGCCACGGACCCCCGGATGGAGCACATTCGCGACATCCACCACGTGGCGGAGTTCGACCGCCTGGAGATCCAGCACTTCTTCGAGGTCTACAAGGACCTGGAGCCCGGCAAGTCCGTCGAGGGCGCCAACTGGGTGGGCCGGATCGAGGCCGAGGAGGAGATCGTCCGCTCCGTCGAGCGTGCCAAGGAGCACGAGCACTGA
- a CDS encoding C40 family peptidase has protein sequence MQSVERCGRTGVVVGLVCCLVTGVAAPAVAMRDRLGPSREEVARARSKAVERGKQLGETTALLAKARTTLGKLTGEARKLVEVYNRERIKAARAEELLRKARESIPATGTAETRRLVAFATPGGGATAIPLQPGGRATVIPFQAADGAAAIPFQAADGAAAIPLQTTGGAAAIPLQTTGGTLFHDGETAAGSARTAPGVLARGVAVGAAQAVMMSPPVQTAMDVKAGSPVQAAMDVKVSAPVQAAMDILQARRLHAEAAYAAQREAAERAATAERAAKEAVAGQTAEIKRIVAEKARLERRVRADTSAADRLAGRRQAVHKWSRIARQRARMGNRRSSAVARKRARFVAARRQAGSTWQAARGDIAADWALTQLDKPYVWAATGPLGYDCSGLTMQAWARAGVRIDHWTGTQWTSGQHVQITRLRRGDLLFFGTGARSPGDITHVGIYIGRGLMVHAPQTGDVVRVAPIWRGDLIGATRPT, from the coding sequence ATGCAGTCCGTGGAAAGGTGCGGTCGCACCGGGGTGGTGGTGGGCCTGGTCTGCTGCCTGGTCACCGGAGTGGCCGCCCCGGCGGTCGCCATGCGGGACCGGCTGGGCCCCTCGCGCGAGGAGGTCGCCAGAGCCCGGTCAAAAGCCGTCGAGCGGGGTAAACAGTTGGGCGAGACCACGGCCCTGCTGGCGAAGGCGCGGACCACGCTCGGGAAGCTGACCGGCGAGGCCAGGAAACTGGTCGAGGTGTACAACCGCGAACGGATCAAGGCGGCCCGGGCTGAGGAGCTTCTCCGGAAGGCGAGGGAGTCGATCCCCGCAACCGGGACGGCGGAGACCCGTCGGCTGGTGGCGTTCGCCACCCCGGGCGGCGGGGCCACCGCGATCCCGCTCCAGCCGGGCGGCCGGGCCACCGTGATCCCGTTCCAGGCCGCCGATGGTGCGGCCGCGATTCCGTTCCAGGCCGCCGATGGTGCGGCCGCGATTCCACTCCAGACCACCGGCGGCGCGGCCGCGATTCCACTCCAGACCACCGGCGGCACGCTCTTCCACGACGGAGAGACGGCCGCAGGCTCCGCCCGGACGGCGCCGGGCGTCCTCGCGCGGGGTGTCGCGGTGGGCGCCGCGCAGGCGGTCATGATGAGTCCCCCCGTCCAGACCGCGATGGACGTCAAGGCGGGTTCCCCCGTCCAGGCCGCGATGGACGTCAAGGTGAGTGCTCCTGTCCAGGCCGCGATGGATATTTTGCAGGCCCGGCGGCTCCACGCGGAGGCCGCCTACGCCGCGCAGCGGGAAGCGGCGGAGCGGGCGGCCACCGCGGAGCGGGCGGCCAAGGAGGCCGTGGCCGGGCAGACCGCGGAGATCAAGCGGATCGTCGCGGAGAAGGCGCGGCTGGAGCGGCGGGTGAGGGCGGACACGAGCGCCGCCGACCGGCTCGCCGGCAGGCGGCAGGCCGTACACAAGTGGTCCAGGATCGCCCGCCAGCGCGCCCGGATGGGGAATCGGCGGAGTTCGGCGGTCGCGAGGAAGAGGGCCAGGTTCGTGGCGGCTCGCAGGCAGGCCGGGTCGACCTGGCAGGCCGCCCGGGGCGACATCGCCGCCGACTGGGCGCTCACCCAGCTCGACAAGCCCTACGTGTGGGCGGCCACCGGGCCGCTCGGCTACGACTGTTCGGGGCTGACCATGCAGGCCTGGGCCCGGGCCGGGGTCAGGATCGACCACTGGACGGGCACCCAGTGGACCTCCGGGCAGCACGTGCAGATCACCCGGCTCCGTCGCGGAGACCTGCTGTTCTTCGGCACGGGTGCCCGCAGCCCGGGTGACATCACCCATGTGGGGATCTACATCGGCAGGGGGCTGATGGTGCACGCTCCGCAGACCGGGGACGTGGTGCGGGTCGCGCCGATATGGCGCGGAGACCTCATCGGTGCGACCCGTCCGACGTGA
- a CDS encoding ABC-F family ATP-binding cassette domain-containing protein, translating into MAHVEVGHLTYVLPDGRPLLDDVSFRIGEGVKAALVGPNGAGKTTLMRLIAGDLQPVDGSVASSGGLGIMRQFIGSIRDGRTVHDLLVGVAPERVRQAAERLDAAELVMMEREDEKAQMRYAQAITDYTDAGGYDIEVLWDTCTMAALGMPYDDCKYREVNTLSGGEQKRLVLEALLRGPDQTLLLDEPDNYLDVPGKLWLEQALRETPKTVVLVSHDRQLLANAADRIVTVESGSVWIHGGGFTTYAQARRDRNERLDELKKRWDEEHAKIKRLVLMLKQKAKYMDTMAAAYHSAQTRLRRFEEAGPPEAAPKEQFINMRLKGGRTAKRAVICEGLELTGLMKPFDLEIWYGERVAVLGSNGSGKSHFLRLVAGEDVRHTGVCRLGSRVVPGHFAQTHARPELVGRTPCEIVMTEHARLKNEAMKALSRYELAGTIAEQRFETLSGGQQARLQILLLELSGTTLLLLDEPTDNLDLASAEALQEGLNAFDGTVVAVTHDRWFADDFDRYLVFGADGKVYESPEPVWDEARVARVR; encoded by the coding sequence GTGGCGCACGTTGAGGTCGGGCATCTGACATACGTACTGCCGGATGGGCGGCCGTTGCTGGACGACGTGTCCTTCCGGATCGGCGAGGGTGTCAAGGCCGCGCTCGTCGGGCCCAACGGAGCGGGCAAGACGACGCTGATGCGGCTGATCGCGGGGGACCTGCAGCCGGTCGACGGGAGCGTCGCCAGCTCCGGCGGACTGGGGATCATGCGCCAGTTCATCGGCAGCATCCGCGACGGGCGGACGGTGCACGACCTGCTGGTCGGCGTCGCCCCCGAGCGTGTACGGCAGGCGGCCGAACGGCTCGACGCCGCCGAGCTCGTGATGATGGAGCGCGAGGACGAGAAGGCCCAGATGCGCTACGCGCAGGCCATCACCGACTACACCGACGCGGGCGGCTACGACATCGAGGTGCTCTGGGACACCTGCACGATGGCCGCGCTCGGCATGCCGTACGACGACTGCAAATACCGTGAGGTCAACACGCTGTCGGGCGGTGAGCAGAAGCGGCTGGTGCTGGAGGCGCTGCTGCGGGGGCCGGACCAGACACTGCTGCTGGACGAGCCGGACAACTACCTGGACGTGCCGGGCAAGCTCTGGCTGGAGCAGGCACTGCGTGAGACGCCCAAGACGGTGGTGCTGGTCAGCCACGACCGGCAGCTGCTGGCCAACGCGGCCGACCGGATCGTCACCGTCGAGTCGGGCAGCGTCTGGATCCACGGCGGGGGGTTCACCACCTACGCCCAGGCCCGCAGGGACCGCAACGAGCGCCTCGACGAGCTGAAGAAACGCTGGGACGAGGAGCACGCCAAGATCAAGCGACTGGTCCTCATGCTCAAGCAGAAGGCCAAGTACATGGACACCATGGCCGCCGCCTACCACTCGGCCCAGACCCGGCTGCGCAGGTTCGAGGAGGCCGGACCGCCGGAGGCGGCGCCCAAGGAGCAGTTCATCAACATGCGGCTCAAGGGCGGCCGGACCGCCAAGCGCGCGGTGATCTGCGAGGGGCTGGAGCTCACCGGGCTCATGAAGCCGTTCGACCTGGAGATCTGGTACGGCGAGCGAGTCGCGGTGCTGGGCTCCAACGGCTCCGGCAAGTCGCACTTCCTGCGCCTGGTCGCCGGGGAGGACGTCCGGCACACCGGCGTGTGCCGGCTCGGCTCCCGGGTCGTCCCCGGTCACTTCGCGCAGACCCACGCCCGCCCCGAGCTCGTCGGCCGGACGCCCTGTGAGATCGTCATGACCGAGCACGCCCGGCTGAAGAACGAGGCGATGAAGGCGCTCTCCCGCTACGAGCTGGCCGGGACCATCGCCGAGCAGCGGTTCGAGACGCTGTCCGGCGGTCAGCAGGCGCGGCTGCAGATCCTGCTGCTCGAACTGTCCGGCACCACGCTGCTCCTGCTGGACGAGCCGACCGACAACCTCGACCTGGCCAGTGCCGAAGCGCTGCAGGAGGGGCTCAACGCCTTCGACGGCACCGTGGTCGCGGTCACCCACGACCGCTGGTTCGCCGACGACTTCGACCGCTATCTCGTTTTCGGTGCGGATGGAAAAGTGTACGAATCGCCCGAACCGGTCTGGGACGAGGCCAGGGTGGCCCGGGTGCGTTAA
- a CDS encoding type II toxin-antitoxin system VapC family toxin: MADAYVVDTGVFLRWFVDQPGFEHAREIQEAFLDDLVGLETADFARIEVAGVLRKKGLLAGRLTAEEFAMAVRVIDDLGVTVHPIGADHLERAAGLAVRLTLRMYDAVFAPLALDCGVPLLTTDAKLRHAVEGVVKTELLRGVGEI, from the coding sequence GTGGCTGACGCCTACGTCGTCGACACCGGTGTCTTTTTGCGTTGGTTCGTCGATCAACCTGGGTTCGAGCATGCCCGCGAGATCCAGGAGGCCTTCCTGGACGATCTCGTCGGGTTGGAGACGGCGGACTTCGCCCGGATCGAGGTGGCCGGGGTGCTGCGGAAGAAGGGGCTTCTGGCGGGCCGCCTGACGGCGGAGGAGTTCGCAATGGCCGTACGCGTCATCGACGATCTCGGTGTGACGGTTCATCCGATCGGTGCCGACCATCTGGAGCGGGCTGCCGGGCTGGCCGTACGGCTGACGTTGCGCATGTACGACGCCGTCTTCGCCCCGTTGGCACTCGATTGTGGAGTCCCCCTGCTCACGACGGATGCCAAGCTCCGTCACGCGGTCGAAGGTGTGGTGAAGACCGAACTACTCCGAGGCGTGGGAGAGATCTGA
- a CDS encoding AAA family ATPase produces MPLGIVHARPLVAYDRRTGGHRALATAPKARLTFHPAVFIADGARPMMIDEIRRGGDDLILAIKAEVDRRTERGQFVLAGSTRFLSTPSLSESLAGRAGILEV; encoded by the coding sequence ATGCCACTCGGAATCGTGCACGCTCGCCCGCTCGTGGCGTACGACCGCAGGACGGGAGGGCACCGCGCCCTGGCCACGGCACCAAAGGCAAGGTTGACGTTCCATCCCGCTGTCTTCATCGCCGACGGGGCGCGCCCGATGATGATCGACGAGATTCGGCGAGGGGGAGACGACCTGATCCTGGCGATCAAGGCGGAGGTCGATCGGAGGACCGAGCGAGGGCAGTTCGTTCTGGCGGGTTCCACGAGGTTTCTGTCCACGCCGTCGTTGAGCGAGTCGCTTGCCGGGCGCGCGGGAATCCTTGAGGTCTAG
- a CDS encoding FAD-dependent oxidoreductase, translating into MSDPVVHDVVIAGAGPVGLFLAIELETAGVKPLVLERLVEPDRGIKAAAIGAVGVEALARRGFARTLDEEQVTMPMTKAARAGSGPVKKPGGHFSALFVIDQDLQRDPERHSRMVPQEALERILTARASELGIEIRRGVAVEGFEQDDDGVTARTSAGPLSAKYLVGCDGGRSRVRRLAGFEFPGTDPTITGYQALVEFDAPEKLTKGWRRTPRGLITSTPGRVFTAEFDGPPPDRDAPITQAEVEASIWLRPCIHLIGCPVSESGGGAACSAEMPRTGRPDRRSMMSARSG; encoded by the coding sequence ATGAGCGATCCTGTGGTGCACGACGTCGTCATCGCCGGCGCCGGCCCGGTCGGGCTTTTCCTCGCAATCGAGCTTGAGACCGCGGGCGTGAAGCCGCTCGTGCTGGAGCGGCTCGTGGAGCCCGACCGCGGGATCAAGGCCGCCGCAATCGGCGCAGTGGGAGTCGAGGCACTGGCGCGACGCGGGTTCGCGCGTACGCTCGACGAGGAACAGGTGACGATGCCGATGACGAAGGCGGCGCGTGCCGGATCCGGACCGGTGAAGAAGCCGGGAGGCCATTTTTCCGCGCTGTTCGTGATCGACCAGGATCTCCAGCGCGACCCGGAGCGCCACAGCCGTATGGTGCCGCAGGAGGCGCTCGAGAGGATCCTGACCGCGCGCGCGAGCGAGCTCGGGATCGAGATCCGTCGCGGCGTCGCGGTGGAAGGTTTCGAGCAGGACGACGACGGCGTGACCGCGCGGACGAGCGCGGGCCCGCTGAGCGCGAAGTACCTGGTCGGCTGCGACGGCGGCCGGAGTCGCGTCCGCAGGCTCGCCGGCTTCGAGTTCCCCGGCACGGATCCGACCATCACCGGCTATCAGGCTCTCGTCGAGTTCGATGCGCCCGAGAAACTCACGAAGGGGTGGCGGCGAACGCCGCGCGGCCTCATCACGTCGACCCCGGGGCGCGTCTTCACGGCGGAGTTCGACGGCCCGCCGCCGGATCGGGATGCGCCGATCACGCAGGCCGAGGTCGAAGCATCGATCTGGTTGCGTCCCTGCATCCATCTCATAGGGTGTCCCGTTTCTGAATCAGGGGGTGGAGCGGCTTGCTCCGCAGAGATGCCACGAACGGGTCGCCCGGATCGGCGGTCCATGATGTCGGCGAGATCCGGTTGA